One stretch of Jiangella gansuensis DSM 44835 DNA includes these proteins:
- a CDS encoding branched-chain amino acid ABC transporter permease, whose protein sequence is MDWGSIFELSIRELIGVQAIVFALAAIGINVQFGYTGLLNFGQAAFAAVGGYGVAVLVTTYNQSFWLGIAVSIVAAIVLALLLGVPTLRLRADYLAIVTIAASEIVRLVGRSAWGRDVFGGSDGITGFSTTFYDLNPYTEPFELGPFEFRERILWVMTVGWGLVALCTLVVWLLMRSPWGRVLKAIREDEDAVRSLGKNVYSYKMQSLVLGGVIGALAGIVYSMFQGAMQPDVYATNFTFFAYAILILGGAATVFGPVLGAAIVWFAFQFIDLTLRAGISNDYIPTWLMTQNDTGAVRFMLTGVVLVLLLVFRPQGILGDRREIALDAR, encoded by the coding sequence ATGGACTGGGGTTCCATCTTCGAGCTGTCGATCCGCGAGCTGATCGGCGTCCAGGCGATCGTCTTCGCGCTCGCCGCCATCGGCATCAACGTGCAGTTCGGCTACACCGGGCTGCTCAACTTCGGCCAGGCGGCGTTCGCCGCGGTCGGCGGGTACGGCGTCGCCGTCCTCGTCACCACCTACAACCAGTCGTTCTGGCTGGGCATCGCCGTCTCCATCGTCGCGGCCATCGTGCTCGCACTGCTGCTGGGCGTGCCGACACTGCGGCTGCGCGCGGACTACCTGGCCATCGTGACCATCGCCGCGTCGGAGATCGTGCGACTGGTCGGCCGGTCGGCGTGGGGGCGCGACGTGTTCGGCGGTTCCGACGGCATCACCGGCTTCAGCACCACGTTCTACGACCTCAACCCGTACACGGAGCCGTTCGAGCTCGGTCCGTTCGAGTTCCGCGAGCGCATCCTGTGGGTGATGACCGTCGGCTGGGGCCTGGTGGCGCTGTGCACCCTCGTCGTGTGGCTGCTCATGCGCAGCCCGTGGGGCCGGGTGCTCAAGGCCATCCGCGAGGACGAGGACGCCGTGCGCAGCCTCGGCAAGAACGTGTACTCGTACAAGATGCAGTCGCTGGTCCTGGGTGGCGTGATCGGCGCGCTCGCCGGCATCGTCTACTCGATGTTCCAGGGCGCCATGCAACCGGACGTGTACGCCACCAACTTCACCTTCTTCGCCTACGCCATCCTGATCCTCGGTGGCGCGGCGACGGTGTTCGGACCGGTGCTGGGTGCGGCGATCGTCTGGTTCGCCTTCCAGTTCATCGACCTGACGCTGCGGGCAGGCATCAGCAACGACTACATCCCCACCTGGCTGATGACGCAAAACGACACCGGCGCCGTACGATTCATGTTGACCGGTGTCGTCTTGGTGCTGTTGCTCGTGTTCCGCCCGCAAGGCATCCTCGGCGACCGGAGGGAGATCGCGCTCGATGCCCGATGA
- a CDS encoding branched-chain amino acid ABC transporter permease — translation MQKLTRYLGALLAVLATVLAAAPAVSAQGTGETIHGTLEHQDAPVAGVTITVTSADGEEIGTAQTAADGTWEVPVPGPGEYTVVLDSATLPSTAPGVVRDTLETTVNPQQRKVILFRVGTPEGPGTEPSPGETSAPTEGEPEGPGTGAESGSAESEAGEDVVVTSGNNQLLQLFISGLRFGLILGLAGLGLSLVFGTTGLTNFAHGELIVFGAVAALLLNQAGVPVLFAAILATLLSAVFGWGQDRGFWRPLRKKPTGLIALMIISIGVSLFLRYLTQFIIGGGRETYDQYTYQSPISVGPVSITVRDLVIMGICVVLLAAVALALTRTRLGKATRAVADNPALAAASGINVDRVITVVWTTGTALAGLAGVFFGMIQGVDYLMGMRILLLVFAATILGGLGTAWGAMIGALIVGIFIEVSAYVVPSELKTAGVLVVLILILLVRPQGILGRRERIG, via the coding sequence GTGCAGAAGCTGACCAGATATCTGGGGGCGCTTCTCGCTGTCCTGGCCACCGTCCTGGCCGCCGCACCAGCGGTCAGTGCCCAGGGCACCGGCGAGACGATCCACGGCACCCTGGAGCACCAGGACGCGCCGGTCGCCGGGGTCACCATCACGGTCACCTCGGCCGACGGCGAAGAGATCGGCACGGCGCAGACAGCGGCCGACGGCACCTGGGAGGTCCCGGTGCCCGGCCCGGGCGAATACACCGTCGTGCTGGACAGCGCGACGCTGCCGTCCACCGCGCCGGGTGTCGTGCGCGACACGCTCGAGACCACCGTCAATCCGCAGCAGCGCAAGGTGATCCTGTTTCGCGTCGGCACCCCCGAGGGTCCGGGAACGGAACCCTCACCAGGTGAGACGTCCGCGCCCACCGAGGGGGAGCCCGAAGGTCCGGGCACCGGCGCCGAGTCCGGCAGCGCGGAGTCCGAGGCCGGTGAGGACGTCGTCGTCACCTCCGGCAACAACCAGCTGTTGCAGCTGTTCATCAGCGGACTGCGGTTCGGGTTGATCCTCGGGCTGGCCGGGCTGGGCCTGTCGCTGGTCTTCGGCACCACCGGGTTGACCAACTTCGCGCACGGCGAGCTCATCGTCTTCGGCGCGGTGGCGGCCCTGCTGCTGAACCAGGCCGGCGTCCCGGTCCTGTTCGCGGCCATCCTGGCCACGCTGCTCAGCGCCGTGTTCGGCTGGGGTCAGGATCGCGGGTTCTGGAGACCGCTACGCAAGAAGCCGACCGGGCTGATCGCGCTCATGATCATCTCGATCGGCGTGTCGCTGTTCCTGAGGTACTTGACGCAGTTCATCATCGGCGGCGGCCGCGAGACGTACGACCAATACACCTACCAGAGCCCGATCTCCGTCGGTCCGGTCAGCATCACCGTTCGCGACCTGGTCATCATGGGCATCTGTGTGGTGCTGCTGGCGGCGGTGGCGCTCGCGCTCACCCGCACCCGCCTCGGCAAGGCCACCCGGGCGGTCGCGGACAACCCCGCGCTGGCCGCGGCGTCGGGCATCAACGTCGACCGGGTCATCACCGTGGTGTGGACCACCGGCACCGCCCTCGCCGGGCTCGCCGGCGTCTTCTTCGGCATGATCCAGGGCGTCGACTATCTCATGGGCATGCGCATCCTGCTGCTGGTGTTCGCCGCGACGATCCTGGGCGGCCTCGGCACGGCATGGGGCGCGATGATCGGCGCGCTGATCGTCGGCATCTTCATCGAGGTCTCCGCGTACGTCGTCCCATCGGAACTCAAGACGGCCGGTGTGCTGGTCGTGCTCATCCTGATCCTGCTCGTGCGGCCCCAGGGCATCCTGGGCCGGCGAGAGCGGATCGGCTGA
- a CDS encoding DUF554 domain-containing protein produces the protein MFPGFGTVLNVVTVVAGSSVGLLVGHRLPQRTRDVVTDALGLVTLLIAATSAAAVLDSGFAAQVGDSATVLIVLGALLIGGIAGSLLRVEARLEGVGSGLQRRLSRDGGGEARRRFVEGFVTTSLLFCVGPLTILGSLSDGMGLGYDQLALKATMDGFAAVAFAASLGWGVMASALAVAVVQGTLTVVGVIAGSLLGDAYVAAITATGGLLLVGVALRLLRMKPLPVGDLLPALVIAPVLVSIVAAIRS, from the coding sequence ATGTTCCCCGGTTTCGGAACGGTCCTGAACGTCGTCACGGTCGTCGCCGGTTCCTCCGTCGGGCTGCTCGTCGGCCACCGGCTGCCGCAGCGCACGCGTGACGTGGTCACCGACGCTCTGGGGCTGGTCACGCTGCTGATCGCGGCCACGTCGGCGGCCGCCGTGCTGGACTCCGGGTTCGCCGCGCAGGTGGGCGACTCCGCGACGGTGCTCATCGTGCTGGGCGCGCTGCTCATCGGCGGCATCGCCGGGTCGCTGCTGCGGGTCGAGGCCCGGCTGGAAGGCGTCGGTTCCGGGCTGCAACGGCGGCTGTCCCGCGACGGCGGCGGCGAGGCGCGACGCCGCTTCGTCGAGGGCTTCGTCACCACGTCCTTACTGTTCTGTGTGGGTCCGCTGACGATCCTGGGCTCGTTGTCCGACGGCATGGGCCTCGGCTACGACCAACTGGCGCTGAAGGCCACCATGGACGGGTTCGCCGCGGTCGCGTTCGCGGCGTCGCTGGGGTGGGGCGTCATGGCGTCAGCGCTCGCGGTCGCCGTCGTCCAGGGAACGCTCACCGTCGTCGGGGTGATCGCCGGGAGTCTGCTCGGTGACGCCTACGTGGCCGCGATCACCGCCACGGGCGGGCTGTTGCTCGTCGGGGTGGCGCTGCGGCTGCTGCGCATGAAGCCGCTCCCCGTCGGCGACCTGCTGCCGGCGCTCGTGATCGCCCCGGTGCTCGTCAGCATTGTCGCGGCAATTAGGTCCTGA
- a CDS encoding PaaI family thioesterase — MTEQARDATADDGGRLDLANLPKAPLDATLGIEYLEAGPERVVARMPVEGNTQPFGLLHGGASCVLAESVGSVAATLYAQPDRYAVGVDINATHHRGVREGHVTAVATPAHLGRGSASYEIVITDDTGRRVCTARLTCFLVPSDAKR, encoded by the coding sequence ATGACCGAACAGGCGCGTGACGCCACTGCGGACGACGGTGGCCGGCTCGACCTGGCGAACCTGCCGAAGGCGCCACTGGACGCGACCCTGGGCATCGAGTACCTCGAGGCCGGCCCGGAGCGCGTAGTGGCGCGGATGCCGGTCGAGGGCAACACCCAGCCGTTCGGGCTGTTGCACGGTGGCGCGTCGTGTGTGCTGGCCGAAAGTGTCGGCTCGGTCGCTGCCACCTTATACGCCCAACCGGACCGCTACGCCGTCGGCGTCGACATCAACGCCACGCACCACCGCGGCGTCCGCGAGGGCCATGTCACGGCCGTGGCCACTCCCGCCCACCTCGGCCGCGGCTCGGCGAGCTACGAGATCGTCATCACCGACGACACCGGCCGGCGCGTGTGCACGGCGCGGCTCACCTGCTTCCTGGTGCCCAGCGACGCGAAGCGCTGA
- the polA gene encoding DNA polymerase I has translation MVEAANPSRLLLLDGHSLAYRAFYALKDANLVTTTGQHTEGVYGFTSMLINVLRDEQPTHVAVAFDVSRKTFRSETFPEYKANRSKSPEEFSGQLDLVKEVLTALRIPYVQKEGFEADDVIATLATMAERDGIDVSICTGDRDAFQLVSDRVTVLYPRRGVSDLSRMTPEAVREKYGLTPAQYPDFAALRGDPSDNLPNIPSVGEKTAVKWVVEFGSLDQLVARADEVKGKAGDALRAHLGQVMTNRELTELVRDVPLDVHLDELARQTWDREEVHQLFDTLQFRVLRDRLYEYLEPGGQPEADEGFDIDAVHLQPGEVAGWLAEHLGTGRVGVSVRGTWGRGTGEVTELAVATADGAGGWFEPAALTPEDDAAVAAWLADPDRPKVMHDAKGPMHALAARGWQLRGLSADTQLTAFLALPGQRSYDLADLVLRFLGRELRAETSGAAVQLSLDGGDEEQLGTDETVRARAVLDLATALEAELDKKGGRTLLDEVELPLVEVLASMERAGICIDVDHLHELESSFGASVAQAADDAYDAIGRRDVNLGSPKQLQAVLFDDLALPKTKRIKTGYTTDAESLAELYTKTQHPFLEALLRHRDASKLRVTVEGLLNSVSDDGRIHTTFAQTIAATGRLSSADPNLQNIPIRTDEGRRIRAAFVVGDGYETLLSADYSQIEMRIMAHLSDDQALIDAFTSGMDFHSVTASRVFDVPAAEVTGAQRAKIKAMNYGLAYGLSSYGLSRQLNIPVGEAQTLMDEYFETFGGVRDYLSEVVERARMVGWTETMLGRRRYLPDLTSDNRQRREMAERMALNAPIQGSAADIIKVAMLRVERALVAEKLRSRTLLQVHDELVVEVASGEQDQVVELVRREMGAAYPLRVPLDVSIGLGRTWQDAGH, from the coding sequence GTGGTCGAAGCTGCTAATCCCTCCCGCCTCTTGCTCCTCGACGGTCACTCGCTGGCCTACCGGGCGTTCTACGCGCTGAAAGACGCGAACCTGGTCACCACCACCGGTCAGCACACCGAGGGCGTGTACGGCTTCACGTCCATGCTCATCAACGTGCTGCGCGACGAGCAGCCCACGCACGTAGCCGTGGCGTTCGACGTGTCGCGCAAGACGTTCCGCAGCGAGACGTTCCCCGAGTACAAGGCCAACCGCAGCAAGTCGCCGGAGGAGTTCAGCGGCCAGCTCGACCTGGTCAAGGAAGTGCTGACGGCGCTGCGCATCCCGTACGTGCAGAAGGAGGGGTTCGAGGCCGACGACGTCATCGCCACGCTGGCCACGATGGCCGAGCGCGACGGCATCGACGTCTCCATCTGCACCGGCGACCGTGACGCCTTCCAGCTCGTCAGCGACCGCGTCACCGTTCTCTACCCCCGCCGCGGCGTGTCCGACCTGTCCCGCATGACCCCGGAGGCGGTGCGGGAGAAGTACGGCCTGACGCCGGCGCAGTATCCCGATTTCGCGGCGCTGCGCGGCGACCCCTCGGACAACCTGCCCAACATCCCCAGCGTGGGGGAGAAGACGGCCGTCAAGTGGGTCGTCGAGTTCGGCTCGCTGGACCAGCTGGTGGCCCGCGCCGACGAGGTCAAGGGCAAGGCCGGCGACGCGTTGCGTGCCCATCTCGGCCAGGTCATGACCAACCGGGAGCTCACCGAGCTGGTTCGCGACGTGCCGCTGGACGTCCATCTGGACGAGCTGGCCCGGCAGACGTGGGATCGCGAAGAGGTGCACCAACTCTTCGACACCCTGCAGTTCCGCGTGCTGCGCGACCGGCTGTACGAGTACCTGGAGCCCGGCGGCCAGCCCGAGGCCGACGAGGGCTTCGACATCGACGCGGTCCACCTGCAGCCCGGTGAGGTGGCCGGCTGGCTGGCCGAGCACCTCGGCACCGGCCGGGTCGGCGTGTCCGTCCGGGGCACCTGGGGCCGCGGCACCGGCGAGGTCACCGAGCTCGCCGTCGCCACCGCCGACGGCGCCGGCGGCTGGTTCGAGCCCGCCGCCCTGACGCCCGAGGACGACGCCGCCGTCGCGGCCTGGCTGGCCGACCCCGACCGGCCCAAGGTCATGCACGACGCCAAGGGCCCCATGCACGCGCTGGCCGCTCGCGGCTGGCAGCTGCGCGGGCTCTCCGCTGACACCCAGCTCACCGCGTTCCTGGCGCTGCCCGGGCAGCGTTCCTACGATCTCGCCGACCTGGTGCTGCGGTTCCTGGGTCGCGAGCTGCGCGCCGAGACCTCCGGCGCCGCCGTCCAGCTCTCCCTCGACGGCGGCGACGAGGAACAGCTGGGCACCGACGAGACGGTCCGCGCCCGCGCCGTACTCGACCTCGCCACCGCGTTGGAGGCCGAGCTGGACAAGAAGGGCGGGCGCACCCTGCTCGACGAGGTCGAGCTGCCGCTGGTCGAGGTGCTGGCGTCCATGGAACGCGCCGGCATCTGCATCGACGTCGACCACCTGCACGAGTTGGAGTCGTCGTTCGGCGCCAGCGTCGCGCAGGCCGCCGACGACGCCTACGACGCCATCGGCCGGCGCGACGTCAACCTCGGATCGCCGAAGCAGCTGCAGGCCGTGCTCTTCGACGACCTCGCGTTGCCGAAGACCAAGCGCATCAAGACCGGTTACACCACCGACGCGGAGTCGCTGGCAGAGCTGTACACGAAGACGCAGCATCCGTTCCTCGAGGCACTGCTGCGGCATCGCGACGCGTCGAAGCTGCGGGTCACCGTCGAAGGGCTGCTGAACTCCGTCTCCGACGACGGCCGCATCCACACGACGTTCGCGCAGACCATCGCGGCCACCGGGCGGTTGTCTTCGGCCGACCCGAACCTGCAGAACATCCCCATCCGTACCGACGAGGGCCGGCGCATCCGGGCGGCGTTCGTCGTCGGCGACGGCTACGAGACCCTGCTCAGCGCCGACTACAGCCAGATCGAGATGCGCATCATGGCGCACCTGTCCGACGACCAAGCGCTCATCGACGCGTTCACGTCGGGCATGGACTTCCATTCGGTCACCGCGTCCCGGGTGTTCGACGTTCCGGCCGCGGAGGTCACCGGAGCCCAGCGTGCCAAGATCAAGGCGATGAACTACGGCCTGGCCTACGGGTTGTCGTCGTATGGCCTGTCCCGGCAGCTGAACATCCCGGTCGGTGAGGCGCAGACCCTCATGGACGAGTACTTCGAGACCTTCGGCGGGGTGCGCGACTACCTCAGCGAGGTCGTCGAGCGGGCCCGCATGGTCGGCTGGACCGAGACCATGCTCGGCCGCCGCCGGTACCTGCCGGACCTCACCAGCGACAATCGCCAGCGGCGCGAGATGGCTGAGCGGATGGCGCTCAACGCGCCCATCCAGGGCTCCGCGGCCGACATCATCAAGGTCGCCATGCTCCGGGTCGAGCGGGCGCTGGTGGCCGAGAAGCTGCGTTCGCGCACGCTGCTGCAGGTCCACGACGAACTGGTGGTCGAGGTCGCCTCGGGCGAGCAGGACCAGGTGGTGGAGCTGGTGCGGCGCGAGATGGGGGCGGCCTACCCGCTGCGGGTGCCGCTGGACGTCTCGATCGGCCTGGGGCGCACGTGGCAGGACGCCGGCCACTGA
- a CDS encoding lytic transglycosylase domain-containing protein: protein MSSSEYPDGGTSDAFANRGDAIVGGDSFDGQASVTVVMDEQSTAEGFVVGSPAVTNPLTSTIASGLGIPSLVLQAYQSAASQMTLDNPACGIRWEILAGVGKVESNHANGGQVSATGVVQPRIIGPALDGNGFASIGDSDGGRWDGDTTWDRAVGPMQFIPGTWKAYGVDGNGDGVADPHNLFDATLAAAKYLCAGGHDLSTEAGLRAALFRYNPSSAYVDKVMSWIESYDNGSGYATTTPGPGPAGAPLPPASPTAPNPSGSPTPTPSTPPTTPPSDPDPSTPPQPTPPPTTPPTTPPPTPPTEPPTTPPTTPPTDDPDPTEEPTEEPTEEPTEEPTEEPTEEPTEEPTEEPTEEPTEEPTEEPTEEPTEEPTEEPTEEPTEEPTEEPTEPDGECETDEADTAGAAVASDSGTDSADPDCPPEPSPTDSPSPTDAETPHTITPTPRESSGRRWFGRRGH from the coding sequence GTGTCGTCGTCGGAGTACCCCGATGGCGGGACCTCGGACGCGTTCGCGAACCGCGGCGACGCAATCGTCGGCGGTGACTCCTTCGACGGTCAGGCGTCGGTGACGGTGGTCATGGACGAGCAGTCGACGGCCGAGGGGTTCGTCGTCGGGTCGCCGGCCGTCACCAACCCGCTCACGTCCACCATCGCCAGCGGCCTCGGCATTCCGAGCCTCGTGCTCCAGGCGTACCAGAGCGCGGCGTCACAGATGACGTTGGACAACCCTGCCTGCGGCATCCGCTGGGAGATCCTCGCCGGCGTCGGCAAGGTCGAATCCAACCACGCCAACGGCGGCCAGGTGTCGGCCACCGGCGTGGTGCAGCCGCGCATCATCGGCCCGGCCCTGGACGGCAACGGGTTCGCCAGTATCGGCGACAGCGACGGCGGCCGCTGGGACGGCGACACCACGTGGGACCGGGCGGTCGGGCCCATGCAGTTCATCCCCGGCACGTGGAAGGCGTACGGCGTCGACGGCAACGGTGACGGCGTGGCCGACCCCCACAATCTCTTCGACGCCACCCTGGCCGCCGCGAAGTACCTGTGCGCGGGCGGGCACGACCTGTCCACCGAGGCCGGCCTGCGGGCGGCGCTGTTCCGCTACAACCCGTCGTCGGCGTACGTCGACAAGGTCATGTCGTGGATCGAGTCGTACGACAACGGCAGTGGTTACGCCACCACCACGCCGGGCCCCGGCCCGGCCGGCGCGCCGCTGCCCCCGGCCTCTCCGACGGCCCCGAACCCGTCCGGCTCGCCGACGCCCACACCGTCGACCCCGCCGACCACGCCGCCGAGCGACCCGGACCCGTCGACGCCGCCGCAGCCCACGCCGCCGCCGACCACACCTCCCACAACGCCGCCGCCGACGCCTCCCACGGAACCTCCGACGACGCCTCCGACGACGCCGCCGACGGACGACCCGGACCCGACTGAGGAGCCCACGGAGGAGCCGACCGAGGAGCCCACGGAAGAGCCGACTGAGGAGCCCACGGAAGAGCCGACTGAGGAGCCCACGGAGGAACCGACCGAGGAGCCCACGGAGGAACCGACCGAGGAGCCCACGGAAGAGCCGACCGAGGAGCCCACGGAAGAGCCGACCGAGGAGCCCACGGAGGAACCGACTGAGGAGCCCACGGAGCCGGACGGCGAGTGCGAGACCGACGAGGCCGACACCGCCGGCGCAGCCGTCGCATCCGACAGCGGAACCGATTCGGCCGATCCGGACTGCCCGCCGGAGCCGTCGCCCACGGACTCTCCGTCGCCGACGGACGCCGAGACGCCGCACACGATCACGCCGACGCCGCGCGAGTCCAGCGGCCGGCGCTGGTTCGGCCGCCGCGGGCACTGA
- a CDS encoding oligosaccharide flippase family protein → MPQLARRLLGAGLRSSAGTLAAGTSLANALGYILTVVAARRLGPDEFGAFSALLALVVVGNVAALAVQATTARGVATGRAVAPVVRSGLVMAVALGAALCLLSPVTKAALRLDSVVPAIAAAVAIAALAATAPSFGVVQGRERFRLLGALVTIQAALRVGGGLAGMALHPSAAAALIGTAVGFVLAGAVAWTAARPPLVSPDGGFAVRATLSSGAMLLGFVVLTNIDVVLARHVLPAEASGLYAAGSIFTKIAFWLPQFVPTLAFPALADPERRRGAVALGVASVAGCGALLTALSWLFADPGVHLVAGPDYGDVVAWVPGFAGLGALYALAHLLVYAHLARGDRWTTAVLWTVLAGYTLTVEVWATDLAGVLVPGLVAAGLVVLWSLVRERAPGRARTRSPHEHRHSAT, encoded by the coding sequence ATGCCGCAGCTCGCCCGACGTCTGCTCGGCGCCGGGCTGCGGAGTTCCGCGGGGACGCTGGCCGCCGGCACCAGCCTCGCCAACGCCCTGGGCTACATCCTGACCGTCGTCGCGGCGCGCCGGCTCGGGCCGGACGAGTTCGGCGCGTTCAGCGCTCTGCTGGCCCTCGTCGTGGTCGGCAACGTCGCCGCGCTGGCGGTCCAGGCCACGACGGCGCGCGGGGTGGCCACCGGACGAGCGGTCGCGCCGGTGGTCCGGTCCGGCCTGGTCATGGCGGTGGCGTTGGGTGCCGCGCTGTGCCTGCTCAGTCCGGTCACGAAAGCAGCGCTGCGCCTGGATTCGGTGGTGCCGGCGATCGCCGCGGCGGTCGCGATCGCCGCCCTCGCCGCGACGGCGCCGTCATTCGGCGTGGTGCAGGGCCGGGAGCGGTTCCGGCTGCTGGGCGCACTGGTGACGATCCAGGCGGCGCTGCGGGTCGGCGGCGGGCTGGCCGGCATGGCGCTGCACCCGAGTGCCGCCGCCGCGCTGATCGGGACCGCGGTGGGCTTCGTCCTGGCCGGTGCCGTCGCCTGGACCGCGGCCCGGCCGCCGTTGGTGTCGCCGGATGGCGGGTTCGCCGTGCGAGCGACGTTGTCGTCGGGCGCGATGCTGCTGGGCTTCGTGGTGCTGACCAACATCGACGTCGTGCTGGCCCGGCACGTGCTGCCCGCCGAGGCCAGCGGCCTCTACGCCGCCGGCTCCATCTTCACCAAGATCGCGTTCTGGCTGCCGCAGTTCGTCCCGACGCTCGCGTTTCCCGCCCTGGCGGACCCGGAACGCCGGCGTGGCGCGGTCGCGTTGGGCGTGGCGTCGGTGGCCGGATGTGGCGCCCTCCTGACGGCCCTGAGCTGGCTGTTCGCCGATCCCGGCGTGCACCTGGTGGCCGGCCCCGACTACGGCGACGTGGTCGCCTGGGTGCCCGGGTTCGCGGGCCTGGGCGCCCTGTACGCGCTCGCCCACCTGCTCGTCTACGCCCACCTCGCCCGCGGCGACCGCTGGACCACTGCCGTGCTGTGGACGGTGTTGGCCGGCTACACGCTCACCGTCGAAGTGTGGGCGACCGACCTGGCAGGCGTGCTGGTCCCGGGCCTGGTCGCCGCCGGGCTGGTGGTGCTGTGGAGCCTCGTCCGCGAGCGCGCGCCCGGACGAGCCAGGACGCGCTCTCCCCATGAGCATCGGCATTCGGCTACGTGA
- a CDS encoding glycosyltransferase family 4 protein — protein MTRLRIVMLNWRDTAHPEGGGSELYVETVAAGLAAAGHDVTLFCAAYRGAAREEWRDGYRIVRRGGKLTVYAHAVRMLATGALGRPDVVVDVQNGVPFFSRLAARCPVVVLVHHVHREQWGVVYGPAVARFGWWLESRVAPRLYRNSRYVTVSEVTRTELAALGVGPGRVDVVHNGTAAAPATTARREATPRLCVLGRLVPHKRVEHALHVAARLRPRRPDLRVSVIGDGWWAGRLVQTARELGVEDITEFRGYVDERTKHEELARSWLMLAPSVKEGWGLTVVEAAQHRVPTLGYRSAGGLAESIVDGETGVLVDDLDELTDAVEQLLADDGRRAALGAAAAAHAAGFTWEETVAAWDRVLTDVAVGEPAQPMIIKS, from the coding sequence GTGACCAGACTGCGCATCGTCATGCTCAACTGGCGTGACACCGCACACCCCGAAGGCGGCGGCTCGGAGCTCTATGTGGAGACCGTCGCCGCAGGTCTGGCCGCCGCCGGCCACGACGTCACGCTGTTCTGCGCGGCGTATCGCGGCGCCGCCCGGGAAGAGTGGCGCGACGGCTACCGGATCGTGCGCCGGGGCGGCAAGCTCACCGTCTACGCCCATGCGGTCCGGATGCTCGCCACCGGGGCGCTGGGTCGCCCGGACGTCGTCGTCGACGTACAGAACGGCGTCCCGTTCTTCAGCCGCCTGGCGGCGCGGTGTCCGGTGGTCGTGCTCGTCCACCATGTCCATCGCGAACAGTGGGGCGTCGTGTACGGCCCGGCTGTCGCCCGCTTCGGGTGGTGGCTGGAGTCGCGGGTCGCGCCCCGGCTCTACCGCAACAGCCGCTATGTCACCGTTTCGGAGGTCACCCGGACGGAGTTGGCCGCGCTCGGGGTCGGTCCCGGGCGAGTGGACGTCGTCCACAACGGCACCGCGGCGGCACCAGCCACGACGGCGCGTCGAGAGGCCACGCCCCGCCTCTGCGTCCTCGGCCGGCTGGTGCCGCACAAGCGGGTCGAACACGCCCTGCACGTCGCGGCCAGGCTCCGCCCGCGCCGGCCCGACCTGCGGGTGAGCGTGATCGGCGACGGCTGGTGGGCCGGGCGGCTGGTCCAGACGGCCCGCGAACTCGGCGTCGAGGACATCACCGAGTTCCGCGGGTACGTCGACGAGCGGACCAAGCACGAGGAACTGGCCCGCAGCTGGCTCATGCTGGCGCCGTCGGTGAAGGAGGGCTGGGGCCTCACCGTCGTCGAGGCGGCCCAGCACCGGGTGCCGACGCTGGGCTACCGGTCGGCCGGCGGCCTGGCCGAGTCGATCGTCGACGGCGAGACCGGCGTGCTCGTCGACGACCTCGACGAGCTGACCGACGCGGTCGAGCAGCTGCTCGCCGACGACGGCCGGCGCGCCGCCCTGGGAGCCGCTGCCGCCGCGCACGCCGCCGGGTTCACCTGGGAGGAGACGGTCGCCGCGTGGGACCGGGTGCTCACCGACGTGGCCGTGGGGGAACCGGCCCAGCCCATGATCATCAAGAGTTGA
- a CDS encoding class I SAM-dependent methyltransferase → MTDPRDRASLHRSVRLFRAFLAEQSDPDHFYGTLAADSIAQLSDYADLRDALVVDVGGGPGYFRSAFRGAGARYVSVDSDHGELAARGRPEPGSVMGSGLALPIRDAVADVCYSSNVLEHVPDPWTMAEEMLRVTRPGGTVFLSFTVWLSPWGGHETAPWHYLGGHRAARRYTRRHGRPPKNRFGTSLFPVSVADALTWARGTPNGELIDAFPRYHPWWARGLIRVPGVREVLTWNLAVVLRRR, encoded by the coding sequence CTGACCGATCCCCGTGACCGCGCTTCTCTTCACCGTTCGGTCCGGCTATTCCGGGCATTTCTCGCCGAGCAGAGTGACCCGGACCATTTCTACGGGACGTTGGCAGCCGACTCCATTGCGCAATTGTCCGATTATGCCGATTTGCGCGATGCGCTCGTCGTGGACGTCGGCGGCGGTCCCGGCTATTTCCGCAGTGCTTTCCGGGGCGCCGGTGCCCGGTACGTCTCCGTCGACAGCGACCACGGCGAGCTGGCCGCCCGCGGCCGGCCGGAACCGGGCAGCGTCATGGGCAGCGGCCTGGCCCTGCCGATCCGCGACGCCGTCGCCGACGTCTGCTACTCCTCCAACGTGCTGGAGCACGTGCCCGACCCGTGGACCATGGCCGAGGAGATGCTGCGGGTGACCCGGCCGGGCGGCACCGTCTTCCTGTCGTTCACGGTCTGGCTGTCGCCCTGGGGCGGGCACGAGACCGCGCCGTGGCACTACCTCGGTGGTCATCGCGCCGCGCGCCGGTACACCCGCCGGCACGGCCGGCCGCCGAAGAACCGGTTCGGCACCAGCCTGTTCCCGGTCTCGGTCGCCGACGCCCTCACCTGGGCGCGCGGGACCCCGAACGGCGAGCTGATCGACGCGTTCCCGCGCTACCACCCGTGGTGGGCCCGCGGACTGATCCGAGTGCCGGGCGTCCGCGAGGTGCTGACCTGGAACCTCGCGGTGGTGCTCCGGCGCCGATGA